The nucleotide window TATTATCACACTGTTTTATTATCTGCTTAAGATTTTAGCCATTACAAACAGTTTAAACAATAGCATATGGTTATATTATGGTTTGTTTTCCAATACTTTTTACGTGTATTTCACACTGATATGGAGCATCTGATCATGAGGCAGCAGGAAAGCACAGTGGGCGAACATCCTGACATCCTTCTACTGGAGACACAACTATATTTACTTTATATGTTAAGATATTTAAGCACTCCTACTATGActataaataacaataataatacatttaatgtTCAAATAGCTGTCATACCTTGAAAGTGATGACCTCCATGCCAAGGACGGTGCTGTAAAACTTGATGGTGTCTGGTACACTTTTCACTGTGAGAACCAAATGGTCCAGGTGGCTCACTTCAACTGGACATGTTGTTTTGAATTTGACAACTCCTAGTGTCTGAATGGAGGCAATCTAAAGGAGGACAGGGGAGTAAATATGAGGATTAATTGATGTTATCTAAACTAACATAAGATGAACATTAAATTCAGTATCAACAGCGCCGCTTTGTGGTGAATGCATACTGCAACCCGTAAGCAACTGGAAGATCAGTGTAGTTATGATTAGCAAAATATTGGTGTAGCCTTGCAGCGATGGGGTAAACTAATACATTTAGTCCACGAATGTTAAGCAGAGAAAGTCAAATCACAAGTCTCTCCCTGAAGTCGGTTATTTAGCTAGTAGTGATTTCTCAAAAAGGAAAGTATGAGCTGTTTCAGTCCTCACACACTTAAGACGCCAAAGGAAAGACAGTGAGAGTTCATGTGCCATTAGCTATTCGTTAAATTAGCAGATAGTGACATGAATTACCTTGAAACAGTTCTTCTGAAAATGCGACAAGCGGCTCCCGACTGCCCGGAGCGCCATCGTCACCGCGGTCTGAAGCTACAGACACCGACACTTCCTTGTTTTTCCGCTGTGGACTGCCAGACTCCACCAGTGTCTATACCTGGTGCTGCAACAACGACAATATTAAAATTGCTGAATGTGGTTCATCATATTCCATTCAAAATAATACTCCTCTAGGGTTCATTATGTAACTGTAGCATTAGTTTCTTGTTTTCACAACATGATTGTAGTTTACTGGCCATTCCTGTGTGGGAGCTTGTCAACCCCCTACTCAAGCAAACTGGTTTTCACAAATCCTACCTGTAGGGGTGCTAGTAATAACACATCTTTCCCAAGTGCAAGTGGTCAAATGCATCATATCTGATCATATGTGCTCctctgcagtgtaatccaataCAACTGTTCTGCCATTTATGCTCAGGTttattaaattatgttttatgtatctGAGGAGGACACCTCTCCATATAATGTAGTTCAGTTACACCACCTTTAACTCAGACCTTAGTAATAAACACAGAATTGAATTTACACACTTCTGACAATGCAAAAACTGAAAcctaaaaaaaattaaactttaTGAGGTAGAATTTATCACAGAAGTGTTGCATTGTTGGACTAATAAATTGGGAACAGAGTGTATTTTGTATTCAGCAATAAAGAGAACAATGATTGTGATCTAACAGTAATAACATTAGTGGGAAGGGCACACCAACACCACATCTTCTACTTGGTTACAATTCAGGGTTGTAAGAATCAATTATAAAGGACCATGAagtaaatgctaaaaaaaaaaaaaaaaaaaaaaaagaccaaatataaaccaaaaaatatcaaacactcAGATCAAAGTaaacatggaaataaaagagtatttaaacagttttaatatATAAGGTAGAAGGAATAATTAATAATGTGTGCAGCTGGATGTACAGAATGCATGACGGCAATGCATTTTGTAGCATAACAACTTGTTTAATTCAGCGGTTAGTTTCATTTAACACCCAGTTAACATACTGCACTGGGTGGGTCACAGAACAAGGCCAAAACTAAAGGATGGCCTGAGAGGGAacatacatttcatttacatgtttatgGTTTTCAACAAGGACAATGTCTTGCATTCAAACTTTGTCCCAAGAAGGGAAGTAATAATTGTGGTAAAGACATCAAACAGTGAAACAAGAAACGTGACAGGACATTGGCATTAAGAGATGCCCTTTTCTTCCTTCAGCCAGTGTTCCTGTTCGTCAACAGTGCTATAAAAACCTACTGaatttctaaataaaataaaatgaacttcaacacattttaaaacttaatAAGTCTTCATTTAAGATTTTAGCCAttaaacaacagtttttaagAATAGCATACATTAATATCATTTTTTGTATCCCCCTCTACTTTCACTTTTGCATGTATTGCACACTGATATGGAGCGTCTGCTCATGAGGCAGGAGAGCACAGTGGGTGAGCATCCTGACTTTCTGCTGGAGCCTCACTAAGACACAAggacaaaaaatgttttcagactTGGCAACGTCTGACACTTGAACCTTTGGATTAATAACTTGTCACTTGCACACTGAGGTGGAGTTGAGAACGCAAGTCTACATTTCAGCTGAGGTCAAGTTCTGGTCATATCAAAACCAGCTTAGAAAACTTAATACATTAGTCAATTAATAAAGACCGTCCATTACGTTTGTGGCAAAATTAAGAATCAGACCAGTAGCTAATGGACGTCAGCACAAAATGATTGTACAAGAGGTTGTACATtataaagtaaatgttttttttacatgtggggtggggaggtggtggGAGCAAAAACAACTATATTTAAATTTCTGAAATGTCATGCCTGTTAGTAAATATTTTTGATGTGGGGAAATTCACATGCCAACAATCTGATATCATCTCCTACTCAGTATCTACCACCAATATTGAGACATCCCTATTTTCTGGTATGGATGCTACTCAATCATTTTAATGATcaagaataagaataaagatGCTATGATTCCAAAATAAACTTGTGCTTTGCAAAAGTTACCCAACTGGATTTATCTTTCCCTTATTACTGTACAAcattctgggttttttttttttttttaaacaattgaTCACACTCTTGAGAATTTTCATGGTTTATGCCACTCCAAAACAGTAGTTTGTTTCTTTCTGGTGAACAAAAAAGGAGAGTACAAGTCACACTGTAAATGGCAAACCAATTAATGTCCTACATCCTTTGGACATCACAATCTCTAAATAGTTCTGCTGTATACACCTATACCACCTATTGGTTTAACATCAAATTTAGAGATGCTATGATAAATTGCGGCCAACACTACCCTAATCTTCATGAGATCATTTACAATCCAAAACCAATTCAAATGATACAAAGAATGATTCAAAACCATTTTACAAGCTTATTTACAGCTAATACTTTGAACTGGTCTAACTAAGAATTGTACCAATACCCAACTTACAGTATATAAAGGCGCAATTTAGGAGCTAATACAAAAGAGCAGATTTGAAGTGCCTGAACTACCTGCAGTTGTGCAGCATTTACAACCAGGggatttttttattaaatactCCTTTATTAGATACTAGATACACTGCTTGTGCACATGGCTTGATGCAGTGCAAAAAACGGCTTGGTCACTACAGGTTGATTCAAACAGCATGCATTGCTTGTGTCTAACTTTGGACTGCATTAATAAACGTCTTACTAGAGAGTGAATATGTCCCAATGTCACTGTATGGAGCACCTCATATCAAACCTGCAACTGGATTATGATCAAACTCACAAATGGTatgaagaaaatacatttcaacaGTGGAGACACATTTCCTCAAAAGCCTTTCATGGACTTGGGATATTAGATTATTTAGGTTGACAAAAAGGCCCACAGTCTGTATTGAACTACACCACACTCTCTCGATTGGCCGACACCAGGACGGCCCTGCGGCAGATGGGACAAGTGGAGTTTTCAGACAGCCAGCGATCGATGCAGTGCACATGGTACTCATGAGAGCAGGGCAGCTTACGTAGCTTGTTACCTTCTGCATACTCTGTTATGCAGACACTGCAAGTCTTCAAGGCATCACTCTCACCAAAGTTGCGCATGGAGAGGTTGTCAATCTGCTCTTTAGTTAGCCCTTGAGGCTGGTCCTCGTCATCATCATTTAAAAGGAAGAAGTGGGCGAGCCGCAGGAAGGGCAGTGAGCTGGGCTCCTCTAGACTGATAGGTGGTCTCGGTCGAGCCCTGCCACCAGAGGCAGGTGGCCCAGTGGCAAGCCCCTCAACCACATCAGTCTCAACTGTCCTTGCTCTGACTCCAGCAGCCACAGGTGCTTcatcaacatcagcagcaggagcagcagcaggagtaGCATCTGGGTTATTGAGGGCTTCACCCAGATCTGAAGGTGTGCTGGCTCCACGGGTTGAATCTGAAGAATCAGAGTCTGAATCCATGAGGTAGCCAAGTTCACCAAAACCAGTCATAATCTGTCTAATCATAGACTGGAGAGCCATTGAGGTTGCCTCCCCCAAACCCGCATCAGAGATTCTTCGGATAGGGATGCGAATAGTGCTGACGTAGGTCCTCACACCAGCACGTTCAGAGCGTGAAAAAGTCCTACGAAATCCACCACGCTCACTCTCATaaagaaatgtgttgtttgaGTTCTGGGAGCGTGAGCGGGTACGACTAGCAATGCTGTCTCTTTGCCGATATTCGCCTGGACGCACGCGACGCACCTGGAGATCAAGCATAATAGTAGGGGGACGGCGCCCTCCTGCGCCCCCTTCTCCACCACCTTCTCCCCCAGCAGCTTCTCCTTCCTGAGATTCAACGTTTTGGGCCTCTGGGACTGATTCTGCACCAGCCCTAGATGGCTGAACATCAGTGTCAGCAGTGCTTTGCCTGGAAAGAACATGCTGTCGAGTCCGTGAACTGCCCTCCACTTGAGGCACAGGGGGAGCATTGGTGGCAGAGTTAGGGCCTTGAGAGCTGTGAGCCTGGCGTGGATTAGCAAGACCATCAAGCTGATCCAAGCTGAGAGGGGAACGACTCCTGGCTGTACGGGCCCTGGTCCTGCGTGGTTCCGGACTGCGGCTCCGGGCTCTCCTTTGTCCTCTGcgtggagagggagaaagtgggGCTTGTACTGGCAGGGCAGCAGGTGAGCTGGGAGGTTCTCCTAAAATCTCTTGTGAAACAACCTCTTCCAGTTCAGGCTCTGGTTCCACTATGACAGCCAACTCCTCTACAACTGGTTCTTCCACCA belongs to Lates calcarifer isolate ASB-BC8 linkage group LG8, TLL_Latcal_v3, whole genome shotgun sequence and includes:
- the rlim gene encoding E3 ubiquitin-protein ligase RLIM — protein: MEGSDSLEQSGSDLPESQRRRQLDRLDREEAFYQFVNNLSDEDYRLMRDNNLLGTPGEVTEDELFNRLQQIKDGPEQQNNTPSTEVGEDPVVQPENSEDPASGDSLLDWLNTVRRTGNTTRTGHRGNQSWRAVSQTNPNSGDFRFSLEISVNRNLAEQQAAAEGEQESPDEAPEGQEVVANVEPQVPMETEVVEEPVVEELAVIVEPEPELEEVVSQEILGEPPSSPAALPVQAPLSPSPRRGQRRARSRSPEPRRTRARTARSRSPLSLDQLDGLANPRQAHSSQGPNSATNAPPVPQVEGSSRTRQHVLSRQSTADTDVQPSRAGAESVPEAQNVESQEGEAAGGEGGGEGGAGGRRPPTIMLDLQVRRVRPGEYRQRDSIASRTRSRSQNSNNTFLYESERGGFRRTFSRSERAGVRTYVSTIRIPIRRISDAGLGEATSMALQSMIRQIMTGFGELGYLMDSDSDSSDSTRGASTPSDLGEALNNPDATPAAAPAADVDEAPVAAGVRARTVETDVVEGLATGPPASGGRARPRPPISLEEPSSLPFLRLAHFFLLNDDDEDQPQGLTKEQIDNLSMRNFGESDALKTCSVCITEYAEGNKLRKLPCSHEYHVHCIDRWLSENSTCPICRRAVLVSANRESVV